From Proteiniborus sp. MB09-C3, the proteins below share one genomic window:
- a CDS encoding Fur family transcriptional regulator produces MMDNFFDDLKTKLKEKGYKLTTQRRVILDVILENHGRHLSPEEIYDSVRDKYPEIGLATVYRTLQLFEQLNIIYKLNFNDGCSRYELSSSSNDHQHHHLICLNCGKVLEVELDLLENLELEIEKQKNFKVIDHNVKFFGYCKDCK; encoded by the coding sequence ATGATGGATAATTTTTTTGACGATTTAAAAACAAAGCTTAAGGAAAAAGGGTATAAGCTTACAACACAGAGAAGAGTTATATTGGACGTGATCTTGGAAAATCATGGTAGACATTTAAGCCCTGAGGAGATATACGATAGCGTAAGAGATAAATATCCTGAAATTGGGCTTGCTACTGTATATAGAACGTTGCAGTTATTTGAACAATTAAATATTATTTACAAGCTGAATTTTAATGATGGGTGCAGCAGATACGAACTAAGTTCTTCTTCTAATGACCACCAGCATCATCATCTTATTTGTTTAAACTGTGGTAAAGTATTAGAGGTCGAATTGGACTTACTTGAGAATCTTGAATTGGAAATCGAAAAACAGAAAAATTTTAAGGTTATAGATCATAATGTAAAGTTTTTTGGTTATTGCAAAGATTGTAAGTAG
- the mltG gene encoding endolytic transglycosylase MltG, giving the protein MTQTIEGSKKRRKKPILLYLFIIVLVIIAISIISFKKFVDNQLQPMAVENIKEIQIVIPKGTSSNGIAKILKDNNLIRNDLIFSLFAKYEKMDGKFKAGKYVLNNGMTQEEIMRKLVAGGVEKDSVTFTIPEGFELKQIAERLSEMGLVDKNSFLELTSKVSNFSSEFDFLKDVPEELSLEGYLYPDTYEVYTDVSEKDIVKKMLSRFDSLYTDELKAKAEELDLDINQVIALASIIEREGRVDSEREIISGVFHNRIKVGMALQSCATVQYILGERKPVLSTEDTLIDSPYNTYINQGLPPGPIASPGIRSIEAAVNPADVDYKFFVFNEDETGTHTFSVTYDEHKKAKNRIQNKR; this is encoded by the coding sequence ATGACCCAGACTATTGAAGGCAGCAAAAAAAGAAGAAAAAAGCCTATATTACTATATCTTTTTATTATTGTCCTAGTAATTATTGCAATATCTATTATTAGCTTTAAAAAATTTGTGGACAACCAATTGCAGCCAATGGCAGTAGAAAATATTAAAGAAATACAAATTGTAATACCAAAGGGAACATCATCAAATGGTATAGCAAAAATTTTGAAAGACAATAATCTTATTAGAAATGATTTGATTTTTAGTTTATTTGCAAAATACGAAAAGATGGATGGGAAGTTTAAAGCTGGGAAATACGTATTAAATAATGGTATGACTCAGGAAGAAATTATGAGGAAGTTGGTGGCAGGAGGAGTTGAAAAGGATTCTGTTACATTTACTATACCAGAAGGCTTTGAGTTAAAACAGATTGCTGAAAGATTAAGCGAAATGGGTTTAGTTGATAAAAATTCTTTTCTCGAATTAACTTCAAAAGTTTCCAATTTTTCATCTGAGTTTGATTTTCTAAAGGATGTTCCTGAAGAACTATCACTTGAGGGCTATTTGTATCCAGATACTTACGAGGTATATACTGATGTAAGTGAAAAGGATATTGTTAAGAAAATGCTAAGCAGATTTGATAGCCTATATACTGATGAACTAAAAGCGAAGGCAGAAGAATTAGATTTAGACATAAATCAAGTTATAGCTCTTGCTTCAATTATTGAAAGAGAAGGTAGAGTCGATAGTGAAAGAGAAATAATATCAGGTGTTTTTCATAATAGGATAAAGGTAGGAATGGCACTACAATCATGTGCTACTGTACAATATATTCTAGGAGAAAGAAAACCAGTTTTATCCACTGAAGATACCTTGATTGATTCACCATATAATACCTATATTAATCAAGGATTGCCACCTGGGCCTATTGCTTCTCCAGGTATAAGGTCAATTGAAGCTGCTGTTAATCCTGCTGATGTAGACTATAAGTTTTTTGTATTTAATGAGGATGAAACAGGAACTCATACTTTTAGTGTGACATACGATGAGCATAAAAAAGCAAAAAACAGAATACAAAATAAAAGATAA
- a CDS encoding aldo/keto reductase, giving the protein MENRLLGNTGIKVSELCFGSLTIGPLQVNLDILEGAQIISYAFSKGINFIDTAEIYDNYGHIKEALKTVNRKDIVIATKSYSYSKETAEKSLSKALSELDTDYIDIFLLHEQESKHTIRGHYEAIEYFMKAKEKGIIRAIGISTHRVEAVLAANQYREIEVIHPIINKLGIGIQDGSVDDMIAALKISYNIGKGIYGMKPLGGGHLIKSVEESVDFVRNVPYLHSFAMGMQSKDEVDANVSLINSGYIPDDIKQRIKKKERRLHISDWCIGCGSCVETCKNGGVHLVNNKAVPIMEKCVLCGYCARKCPEFCIKVI; this is encoded by the coding sequence GTGGAAAATAGATTGTTAGGTAATACAGGTATAAAAGTATCTGAGTTATGCTTTGGATCGTTAACTATTGGGCCATTGCAGGTGAATTTGGATATTTTGGAAGGTGCTCAGATTATAAGCTATGCTTTTAGCAAGGGCATTAATTTCATAGATACAGCAGAAATATACGATAATTATGGGCATATAAAAGAAGCATTAAAAACAGTAAATAGAAAAGATATAGTTATAGCTACAAAATCATATTCTTATTCAAAAGAAACAGCTGAAAAAAGTTTATCTAAGGCTTTAAGTGAATTAGACACAGATTATATAGATATTTTTCTATTGCATGAGCAGGAGAGCAAGCATACAATTCGTGGACATTATGAAGCGATAGAGTATTTTATGAAAGCTAAAGAAAAGGGCATTATTAGAGCTATAGGCATATCCACCCATAGAGTAGAAGCTGTGTTGGCAGCTAACCAATACAGAGAAATTGAAGTGATACATCCTATAATCAACAAATTAGGAATAGGAATACAGGATGGAAGTGTGGATGATATGATAGCTGCATTAAAAATATCCTATAATATCGGAAAAGGCATTTACGGTATGAAGCCCTTAGGCGGAGGACATTTAATTAAGAGCGTAGAGGAATCAGTTGATTTTGTTAGAAATGTACCATATTTACATTCATTTGCCATGGGAATGCAAAGCAAAGATGAAGTAGATGCGAATGTAAGTTTGATTAACAGTGGATATATTCCTGATGATATTAAACAAAGAATTAAAAAGAAGGAAAGAAGGCTTCATATTTCAGATTGGTGTATAGGCTGCGGTTCCTGTGTAGAGACATGTAAGAACGGTGGAGTACATTTAGTAAATAATAAAGCAGTTCCAATTATGGAGAAATGTGTCCTTTGCGGTTATTGTGCAAGAAAATGTCCAGAGTTTTGCATAAAAGTAATATAA
- a CDS encoding IreB family regulatory phosphoprotein — translation MNSINQTMKFNVSKDNKSQAEEILFSVYEALEEKGYNPINQIIGYILSGDPTYITSHNNARTLIRKLERDELLEEILKKYLGKK, via the coding sequence ATGAACAGTATCAATCAAACAATGAAATTTAATGTTTCTAAGGATAATAAAAGTCAAGCTGAAGAAATATTGTTTTCGGTTTATGAAGCGTTAGAAGAAAAGGGCTATAATCCAATAAACCAAATAATAGGGTACATATTGTCCGGAGATCCTACTTATATAACTAGCCATAATAATGCAAGAACTCTAATAAGAAAATTGGAAAGAGATGAGCTTTTAGAGGAAATTCTTAAAAAGTATTTAGGGAAAAAGTAA
- a CDS encoding ribonuclease J, with protein sequence MAKKSSKLKIIPLGGLYEVGKNITAIEYEDDIIVIDCGLIFPEDEMLGIDVVIPDITYLLKNREKIKGIVLTHGHEDHIGALPYVLKKINVPIYGTKLTLGLVENKFKEHNISNTILNVVKASQSIKLGQFDIEFIRTSHSIPDSVALAIHTPVGTVVHTGDFKVDYTPINGEVMDFHKLSELGKKGVLVLLADSTNVERPGYTMSEKTVGDTFKDIFLTAKQRIIVATFASNIHRVQQVVNAAVLFDRKVVVSGRSMVNVVKVATDLGYLDVPEGTLIDINDMHRYPDNKIVVITTGSQGEPMSALARIASSDHRKMELMPGDLVIISASPIPGNEKTVAKVINQLFKRGANVIYEALADVHVSGHACQEELKLMHSLLKPKFFIPVHGEYRHLKQHAGLAHELGMPKENIFIAENGSIIEFTKDSGAIVGSVPAGNILVDGLGVGDVGNIVLRDRKHLSEDGLIVVVVTISKQEGYVISGPDIVSRGFVYVRESEDLMEEARTIVRDVLTECEKNKITDWATLKSSIKDALRNFLYEKIKRNPMILPIIMEV encoded by the coding sequence GTGGCAAAAAAATCATCAAAATTAAAAATAATTCCTCTAGGGGGTTTATATGAAGTAGGAAAAAACATTACGGCTATCGAATATGAGGATGATATTATCGTTATTGATTGCGGACTTATTTTTCCTGAAGACGAAATGCTAGGGATAGATGTAGTTATTCCAGATATAACATATCTATTAAAGAATAGAGAAAAAATAAAGGGTATAGTTTTAACTCATGGACATGAGGATCATATAGGGGCATTGCCATATGTATTGAAGAAAATTAATGTACCTATATATGGAACTAAGCTTACTCTTGGATTAGTCGAAAATAAATTTAAGGAACATAATATTAGTAATACCATTTTGAATGTAGTTAAAGCATCACAAAGTATAAAGCTTGGTCAATTTGATATTGAATTCATAAGAACATCTCATAGTATACCTGATTCTGTAGCTTTAGCTATCCATACACCTGTGGGAACAGTAGTTCATACGGGAGACTTTAAAGTTGACTATACTCCAATTAATGGAGAAGTAATGGATTTTCATAAGCTCTCAGAGCTAGGGAAAAAGGGAGTGTTAGTTCTCTTAGCTGATAGTACTAATGTAGAGAGACCGGGATATACAATGTCTGAAAAGACGGTTGGAGATACGTTTAAGGATATATTTTTAACTGCTAAACAAAGAATCATTGTAGCCACTTTTGCTTCTAATATTCATAGAGTGCAACAGGTAGTCAATGCAGCGGTTCTTTTTGATAGGAAAGTTGTTGTATCAGGAAGAAGCATGGTTAATGTAGTAAAAGTAGCTACAGATTTAGGATATTTAGATGTACCTGAAGGCACTTTAATCGATATAAATGATATGCATAGATACCCAGACAATAAAATAGTAGTTATAACTACTGGCAGCCAGGGAGAGCCTATGTCTGCTCTTGCAAGAATTGCATCTTCAGACCACAGAAAGATGGAATTAATGCCAGGAGACTTAGTTATAATATCAGCTAGTCCAATTCCAGGCAATGAGAAGACAGTAGCAAAGGTAATAAATCAGTTGTTTAAAAGAGGAGCTAATGTTATTTATGAAGCTTTGGCTGATGTACACGTTTCAGGCCATGCTTGCCAGGAAGAGCTAAAGCTAATGCATAGTTTGCTGAAGCCTAAGTTTTTTATTCCAGTACATGGTGAATATAGGCATTTAAAACAACATGCTGGTTTAGCCCATGAGCTAGGGATGCCAAAAGAAAACATATTTATTGCTGAGAATGGATCTATAATTGAATTTACTAAGGATAGTGGAGCTATAGTAGGAAGTGTTCCTGCAGGTAATATATTAGTTGATGGACTAGGTGTTGGCGATGTAGGTAATATAGTACTTCGAGATAGAAAGCATCTTTCAGAGGATGGTCTTATTGTTGTAGTAGTTACTATAAGTAAACAAGAAGGCTATGTGATTTCAGGACCAGATATAGTATCTAGAGGGTTCGTTTATGTTAGAGAATCAGAAGATTTAATGGAAGAGGCTAGAACCATTGTAAGAGATGTATTAACAGAATGTGAAAAAAATAAAATTACAGATTGGGCAACACTAAAATCTAGTATTAAGGATGCATTAAGAAATTTCCTTTATGAAAAAATTAAGAGAAACCCAATGATTCTTCCAATTATCATGGAGGTATAA
- a CDS encoding DUF1292 domain-containing protein, translating into MVNDDNIISLIDENGKEQKFEVMATFDIEEDEYAVLFPLQNEEAEDGAYILRIEYDENGELLLVNIEDEEELENAVAVYEAIADEIL; encoded by the coding sequence ATGGTAAATGATGACAATATTATTTCATTAATAGATGAAAATGGTAAAGAGCAAAAATTCGAAGTAATGGCAACATTTGATATTGAGGAAGATGAGTATGCAGTATTGTTTCCGTTACAAAACGAAGAAGCTGAAGATGGGGCTTACATTTTGCGAATTGAGTATGACGAAAATGGAGAATTACTATTAGTAAATATTGAAGATGAAGAAGAACTTGAAAATGCTGTGGCTGTCTATGAGGCTATTGCAGATGAAATACTGTAG
- a CDS encoding QueT transporter family protein — MKNTKYLAKAGMIAALYVILVIIEIPLGQLAFGPIQVRVAEALVLLPLVESAAIPGVFVGCFIANLILTFASGYGLIDVVGGSLITLISAYLTSKMPNKFLGILPPVILNALLVSIWVSSFFPELGYWAVAAGIGAGELVAVGLFGNIVLYAYNRMKKSGYN, encoded by the coding sequence ATGAAAAATACTAAATACTTAGCAAAAGCAGGAATGATAGCAGCGTTATATGTTATTTTAGTAATTATCGAAATACCTTTAGGACAGCTTGCCTTTGGCCCTATTCAAGTGAGAGTTGCAGAGGCTTTAGTTTTATTGCCTTTAGTAGAATCCGCTGCTATTCCAGGAGTCTTTGTCGGTTGCTTTATTGCAAATTTAATACTCACTTTTGCTTCAGGCTATGGGCTTATTGATGTTGTAGGAGGAAGTCTAATAACCTTAATTTCTGCATACTTGACTAGTAAAATGCCAAATAAGTTTTTGGGTATTTTACCGCCTGTTATATTGAATGCTCTTTTAGTATCAATATGGGTATCTTCTTTTTTCCCAGAGTTAGGTTATTGGGCAGTAGCAGCAGGTATTGGTGCAGGGGAATTAGTTGCTGTTGGTTTGTTTGGAAATATAGTATTATATGCATACAATAGAATGAAAAAAAGCGGATATAATTAA
- the ruvX gene encoding Holliday junction resolvase RuvX → MERIMGLDVGDKTIGVAISDPLGITAQGITTIRRKGINSDFSELKALISEYNIVEVVIGLPKNMNNTIGPQGEKVLHFVEKFKGKFNVNVVLQDERLTTVSAERLLIDADVSRKKRKDVIDKVAATYILNSYLEKNKKGE, encoded by the coding sequence ATGGAAAGAATAATGGGGCTTGATGTAGGAGATAAAACTATTGGGGTGGCAATAAGCGACCCATTAGGTATTACTGCCCAAGGAATTACTACTATAAGAAGAAAGGGAATCAATAGTGATTTTAGCGAATTAAAAGCATTGATTAGTGAATATAATATTGTTGAAGTTGTAATTGGATTACCGAAGAATATGAACAATACTATTGGCCCGCAGGGGGAAAAAGTATTGCATTTTGTTGAAAAATTCAAGGGTAAATTTAATGTTAATGTAGTATTACAGGATGAAAGACTAACTACAGTATCTGCGGAAAGATTGCTTATAGATGCAGATGTGAGTAGAAAAAAAAGAAAAGATGTAATTGATAAGGTAGCAGCAACATATATTTTAAACTCTTATTTAGAAAAAAATAAAAAAGGAGAATGA